CTGTCTGATGACAGTTATATTGTACTATAAACAGGATGAACTCAAATGTCTTCCTTTTGGGTAAAAATAGGTATAGAGGAAAGGAGAGTCTGTAGATTCATGAAAAACGTTAAGATTCTGTTGGCTGTATTCGGCTTCGCTGCCGTTATGGTGGTGCTGTTCGGGTGGGGCGGGCCTATTGTTCTGAAGTTATTCCTACATAATGATTACGCGAGGAGCGTTATCCTGCTGGTGGTGTTCAGTCTGGTGGTATTCGGCAAACGGTGGCACTGGTCGAATGGTCTGGTCTATATCATTGCCCTGTTCTCCTTCTTCGGCATGTTCATTGACTCGGCGGGCAATCCGCTCTATAACAAGCCGCTGGAATGGATCGTCTCGCCGTTCGGGCAGTTGCAGGTGGACCGGTATGTCACTAATTATGCGCCGGGACAATTCTCCATTACGGATAATGTGACCATTCTGAAGCCGGACGGAGAGGTCACCCGGTTCAGCACAATATGGCTATACCTGTACCGCTTGGCGCAGTATATGGTGTTTTACTCTATTATAGGCACCTTGCTTAGTGCGATCCGGGGCAAAAGGCCTGAGAGCCTGCCGCTCACCCCTACATCCGCAGCCGAGACGTTGACGCCGGAGATGGAGCAGCGGGTCGCGGCTGAGCTGAAGCGGCGGGAGGCCGCAGGCACAGCATTGAAGGTTGTGCCTGAAGAAGTCCAGGCACAGGTGCGGCAGCTTAAGCAAGAGGGTCAGCTCATCCCGGCAATCAAGCTCGTCCGCGGGCATACGGATATGTCCCTGGGGGAAGCCAAGCGGTATGTGGAGGGACTGTAACTGGTGGGATTAGAACACAAAGCCTATTCTGTTCAGTAAACAGAGTAGGCTTTTTTTGTTGTTGGCGTGCCCAGAGGCACGCATTATCTAGTTGGTGAAAGTCCAACCAAAGGAGGGACCAAGCCACCTTTGTAGCTAGGATGCTTGCGCATGGCGAAATCTGTGTGTAAAAGCGCATCGACAAAAGTACCGGTCAGAGACTGGGCGAGCAACAATCCAGGCCGCAACATGAAGTGAATCTTGCCGCGTCGTCAAAAAGGCCCTGCGAAGGGGAAGAGAGGATGCCGAGTCTCGAAACAATAGACGAAGGCCAAGGAAACTGTACAGAACTTGGAACAGCAGTGAAGAATCCTCCGGCGTATAGGGAACGGCATGGATTGAAAGATAATGCAGTGAACTGGGGAGACCCTCCCCCACACGGGAGAAAAAAATTTTTTTTTTTTAAGGAACCCGTAGAGAGACGCTCTATAAGTCCAGAAGACGAAGTGAACCGTCTGTGGGAAGGGAGTCCGAGGGGCTTATAGTACCGAAGAACCTAAGGACAACATAACCTTAGGGAGGGAAGGAGCCCTGCTTTGTTTACGCTTTTGGAGGAGGTACGAGTGAGTGAATGCCAAACGGCTAACGACACCCAAGGAAAAAGTTCAAGAACTCCAAGAAAAGCTAGGTCATGCGGCCAAGGAGAACAACAAGCGTAAATTCCACGCCTTGTACGACAAAATCTACCGGTGGGATGTGCTAGGCGAAGCCTGGAAACGGGTGAAAGCGAATAAGGGAGCCGCGGGAGTAGATGCCGTAACGCTCGCTGAAATCGAGAAACAGGGAGTGACGAGATTTCTCAAAAGATGTGAGCGAGAACTGAAAGCAGGCAGCTACCATCCGCAGCCGGTACGGCGGCACTATATCCCGAAGAAAGACGGGAAGCCAAGACCGCTAGGCATCCCCACCGTACGAGACCGAGTGGTGCAGATGGCAACTAAACTGGTGATTGAACCCATCTTTGAAGCCGATTTTAAAGAAGTCTCCTTCGGATTTCGCCCGAAGCGAAGTGCAAAAGGAGCACTGGAACGAATTCGGAAAGCCTGCAACCGCAAAGGAAATTGGATAGTCGACGTCGATATCCAAGGCTACTTCGACAATATAAATCAGGAGAAGCTCATGAAACTGGTACAGATGCGTATCAATGACAGGCGAATCCTGAAATTAATACGGAAGTGGCTTCATGCGGGAGTGATGGAAGAAGGAAAGGTACGGCGCTCCGATCTAGGTACACCCCAAGGTGGCGTCATCTCGCCACTGTTGGCGAATATCTATTTGAACTACTTTGACCGGTTATGGGAGAAACACGGAAGTAGGGTGGGAGAACTGACGAGGTATGCAGACGACTTTGTCGTGGTCTGTAAAACGAAAAAGGATGCCGAACATGCGTATGAACTCATCCGCAACATTATGGAACGTCTGGAACTCACGCTACATCCGACCAAAACCCGCATTGTAGGTCTGTGGACAGGAGACGAAGGCTTCGACTTCTTAGGAATGCACCACCGAAAAACGAAAGCAGAAACTTCTCAAGGGAAGGTGTACTATACCACCCAGCAGTGGCTAACGAAGAAGGCAGAGGAACGTATCCGGGGCGTGGTCAAAGACCGATTAGCACCGCCTG
This region of Paenibacillus sp. FSL K6-1096 genomic DNA includes:
- the ltrA gene encoding group II intron reverse transcriptase/maturase, which codes for MNAKRLTTPKEKVQELQEKLGHAAKENNKRKFHALYDKIYRWDVLGEAWKRVKANKGAAGVDAVTLAEIEKQGVTRFLKRCERELKAGSYHPQPVRRHYIPKKDGKPRPLGIPTVRDRVVQMATKLVIEPIFEADFKEVSFGFRPKRSAKGALERIRKACNRKGNWIVDVDIQGYFDNINQEKLMKLVQMRINDRRILKLIRKWLHAGVMEEGKVRRSDLGTPQGGVISPLLANIYLNYFDRLWEKHGSRVGELTRYADDFVVVCKTKKDAEHAYELIRNIMERLELTLHPTKTRIVGLWTGDEGFDFLGMHHRKTKAETSQGKVYYTTQQWLTKKAEERIRGVVKDRLAPPGMRWKSFEEHVEWLNPKIQGWRNYYYTNYSQKRLAKLDWYIMQRFTRWYAKKRNRRRWMSSFPEVKYMANKCGLKTLL